In Drosophila willistoni isolate 14030-0811.24 chromosome XR unlocalized genomic scaffold, UCI_dwil_1.1 Seg144, whole genome shotgun sequence, one DNA window encodes the following:
- the LOC6639374 gene encoding protein snakeskin produces MVSVETIGSIFIKALKLVINLVIIFLYRWGDGGEFLGIGGTWNLNEEKSADAEIVASGVMVGFLIYTGCHTIAYAFGTTKHKGELCDTIMNVVGVFMWVAVGGVALHYWKGYMSDEGFLYVNSERQVGIAMGSLCVIEGALYLLDTVLACIHYSKGDTDYTQ; encoded by the exons ATGGTATCAGTCGAGACAATCGGATCAATTTTTATCAAGGCCTTGAAACtg GTCATTAATTTGGTCATCATCTTTCTATACCGCTGGGGAGATGGCGGTGAATTCTTGGGAATCGGCGGCACCTGGAATCTGAACGAGGAGAAGAGTGCCGATGCGGAAATTGTGGCCTCTGGTGTTATGGTTGGTTTCCTTATCTACACTGGCTGCCATACAATTGCCTATGCCTTTGGCACCACCAAGCATAAGGG tGAACTTTGCGATACTATTATGAATGTGGTTGGTGTTTTCATGTGGGTTGCCGTGGGTGGAGTTGCCCTGCACTACTGGAAGGGTTACATGTCCGACGAGGGTTTcctttatgtaaattctgaaCGTCAAGTGGGCATTGCCATGGGATCGCTATGTGTCATTGAGGGTGCTCTCTATCTGCTGGATACTGTGCTCGCTTGCATACACTACTCTAAGGGTGACACCGACTACACACAGTAA
- the LOC6638982 gene encoding peritrophin-48, protein MTTGNSRLFLLVSLTILGSALSADVLEGNYNVTAFCTVVPVGTLLGSIVSCDYYYACTSTGPVNTSCSANYSFDLANQKCNPTDQVTCYYGVENVCASITTKGWVPNTGTCNGWIYCENGEYAGNGTCGANQKFDQTSSSCIYGKCPTVLATTDGPTLTSNCEVVPPGIYYGDTLNCTKWNFCTTNQTAETGNCPSSAFIVATKSCGYDTNDVCSRVTETELGTATGECGTKGAEKGDSSVCGTYLQCDGTYWQSYYCDSGYYFDYINETCLPRQEAIATPGCDRCQYATKTWVNAVDNTTCSNYLYCKNGVGEPVSCSSGNYFNEDKQACVSNSTLVAYAQTHGACHGAGSTTILDDSTTDSTTEGTTESTTVTTESTTLKK, encoded by the exons atgacGACAG GTAATTCTCGCCTATTTCTCCTCGTGAGCTTGACAATACTTGGCTCTGCTCTATCCGCTGATGTTCTTGAGGGCAACTACAATGTGACAGCCTTCTGCACAGTTGTGCCCGTTGGCACACTTCTGGGCAGCATTGTGTCGTGTGATTATTACTATGCTTGCACCAGCACTGGACCAGTCAACACATCCTGCTCGGCTAACTACTCCTTCGATTTGGCCAATCAGAAGTGCAATCCCACAGATCAGGTCACCTGCTACTATGGTGTGGAGAATGTGTGCGCCAGCATAACAACCAAGGGTTGGGTACCCAACACCGGCACCTGCAATGGTTGGATATACTGTGAAAATGGCGAATACGCAGGCAACGGCACTTGTGGCGCCAACCAGAAATTCGATCAGACTTCTTCGTCGTGTATATATGGCAAATGTCCCACTGTACTTGCCACCACCGATGGACCCACTTTGACAAGCAATTGTGAGGTTGTTCCACCTGGTATTTACTATGGCGATACCCTTAATTGTACGAAATGGAACTTCTGCACAACAAACCAGACTGCCGAAACAGGAAACTGCCCATCTTCA GCATTCATTGTTGCAACAAAATCTTGTGGCTACGATACTAACGATGTATGCAGTCGCGTCACCGAAACTGAGCTCGGCACCGCCACAGGAGAGTGCGGCACAAAAGGTGCCGAAAAAGGTGATAGTTCCGTATGTGGAACTTATCTGCAATGCGATGGAACATATTGGCAATCGTATTACTGTGACAGTGGTTACTACTTTGATTATATTAACGAAACATGTCTTCCTCGGCAAGAAGCTATCGCTACACCTGGTTGCGATCGTTGCCAGTATGCGACCAAAACTTGGGTTAATGCTGTAGACAATACAACATGCAGCAATTATTTGTATTGCAAAAATGGAGTGGGTGAACCGGTCTCCTGCTCTTCAGGCAACTATTTCAATGAGGATAAACAGGCATGCGTTTCAAACTCAACCTTGGTGGCCTATGCTCAAACTCATGGTGCTTGTCATGGAGCGGGTTCAACCACCATTTTAGACGATTCCACAACCGATTCCACAACCGAAGGAACAACCGAATCAACCACCGTAACAACCGAATCAACCACTcttaaaaagtga